A region of Piscinibacter gummiphilus DNA encodes the following proteins:
- a CDS encoding MFS transporter, with amino-acid sequence MPLALLALTLSAFAIGTTEFVIVGLLPTVAADLGIGLPSAGLLVSLYALGVAIGAPVLTALTGKVHRKTLLLSLMALFTLGNLLAWQAPGYGTLVAARVLTGLAHGVFFSIGSTIATGLVPKEKAASAIAIMFTGLTVALVTGVPLGTFIGQHFGWRETFLAVSLLGVVAFIGSAVFVPKSIRHSPPASLAVQARVLAEPRLLLVYAKTAIGYGGSFIPFTFLAPILTDVSGFSEGAVGWVMLVYGLSVAAGNLWGGKLADRLGPIPALKVIFALLAAVLLVFNLTAPHPWLAVATVLAWGAVAFGNVPGLQVYVVQQAERHTPQAVDVASGLNIAAFNLGIAGAAWAGGLIVTHLGLMHTPWIGALVVLVSLGLTTWSGVLDRRSPPLAHRAATAAH; translated from the coding sequence ATGCCCCTCGCCCTGCTGGCGCTGACCCTCAGCGCCTTCGCCATCGGCACCACCGAGTTCGTGATCGTGGGCCTGCTGCCCACGGTGGCCGCGGACCTCGGCATCGGCCTGCCGTCCGCCGGCCTGCTGGTCAGCCTCTACGCCCTGGGCGTGGCCATCGGCGCGCCGGTGCTCACTGCCCTCACCGGCAAGGTGCACCGCAAGACGCTGCTGCTGTCGCTGATGGCGCTCTTCACGCTCGGCAACCTGCTCGCCTGGCAGGCGCCCGGCTACGGCACGCTCGTCGCGGCGCGGGTGCTGACCGGCCTCGCCCACGGCGTGTTCTTCTCGATCGGGTCCACGATCGCCACGGGCCTCGTGCCGAAGGAGAAGGCCGCGAGCGCCATCGCCATCATGTTCACGGGCCTCACCGTCGCCCTGGTGACGGGTGTGCCGCTCGGCACGTTCATCGGCCAGCACTTCGGCTGGCGCGAGACCTTCCTCGCGGTGTCGCTGCTCGGGGTCGTCGCCTTCATCGGCAGCGCGGTGTTCGTGCCGAAGTCCATCCGGCACAGTCCGCCCGCCTCGCTCGCGGTGCAGGCCCGCGTGCTCGCCGAGCCGCGCCTGCTGCTGGTCTACGCGAAGACGGCCATCGGGTACGGTGGTTCGTTCATCCCGTTCACGTTCCTCGCGCCGATCCTCACCGACGTGTCCGGCTTCAGCGAAGGCGCCGTGGGCTGGGTGATGCTCGTCTACGGCCTGTCGGTGGCCGCCGGCAACCTGTGGGGCGGCAAGCTCGCCGACCGGCTCGGCCCCATCCCCGCGCTGAAGGTCATCTTCGCGCTGCTGGCGGCCGTGCTGCTCGTCTTCAACCTGACCGCGCCGCACCCGTGGCTCGCCGTGGCCACCGTGCTCGCCTGGGGCGCCGTCGCGTTCGGCAACGTGCCGGGCCTGCAGGTGTACGTGGTGCAGCAGGCCGAACGCCACACGCCGCAGGCGGTGGACGTGGCCTCGGGCCTGAACATCGCCGCGTTCAACCTCGGCATCGCCGGCGCTGCGTGGGCCGGCGGCCTGATCGTCACCCACCTCGGCCTGATGCACACCCCCTGGATCGGCGCCCTCGTCGTCCTCGTGTCGCTGGGCCTCACCACGTGGAGCGGTGTGCTCGACCGCCGCTCGCCTCCCCTCGCCCACCGCGCCGCAACGGCCGCCCACTGA
- a CDS encoding acyl-CoA thioesterase, which translates to MKSEVQELVELLQVEQLEQNLFRGVSGDIGSPRVFGGQVLGQALMAAALTVEADRSVHSLHAYFLRPGDKNAKIVYDVDRIRDGGSFTTRRVVAIQHGQPIFGFAASFHVREEGPSHHGDMPQVPGPEGLISDLEFRRQHIDRLPKRLRDVLHAETAIEIRQVAPLDPIDPAPAPPRNDAWFRAIDRLPDDPVLHQAMLAYSSDFGLLRSALAPHGMSFMKGDVQVVSLDHAMWFHDTFRMDEWLLYATDSPAAGNARGFCRGSIFTQDGRLVASVAQEGLMRTKALPGSSLKG; encoded by the coding sequence ATGAAGTCCGAAGTCCAAGAACTGGTCGAGCTGCTGCAGGTGGAGCAGCTCGAGCAGAACCTCTTCCGCGGTGTCAGTGGCGACATCGGCAGCCCGCGCGTGTTCGGCGGCCAGGTGCTGGGCCAGGCCCTGATGGCCGCGGCGCTCACGGTCGAGGCCGACCGCTCCGTCCACTCGCTGCATGCCTACTTCCTGCGCCCGGGCGACAAGAACGCGAAGATCGTCTACGACGTCGACCGCATCCGCGACGGCGGCAGCTTCACCACGCGCCGGGTGGTGGCCATCCAGCACGGCCAGCCCATCTTCGGGTTCGCCGCGTCGTTCCACGTGCGCGAGGAGGGGCCGTCCCACCACGGCGACATGCCCCAGGTGCCCGGCCCCGAGGGCCTGATCAGCGACCTCGAGTTCCGCCGCCAGCACATTGACCGGCTGCCCAAGCGCCTGCGCGACGTGCTGCATGCCGAGACGGCCATCGAGATCCGCCAGGTGGCCCCGCTGGACCCCATCGACCCCGCCCCGGCGCCGCCGCGCAACGACGCCTGGTTCCGCGCCATCGACCGCCTGCCCGACGACCCGGTGCTGCACCAGGCCATGCTGGCGTATTCGTCCGACTTCGGGCTGCTGCGCTCGGCGCTCGCCCCGCACGGCATGAGCTTCATGAAGGGCGACGTGCAGGTCGTGAGCCTGGACCACGCGATGTGGTTCCACGACACCTTCCGCATGGACGAATGGCTGCTGTACGCCACCGACTCGCCCGCGGCCGGCAACGCCCGCGGCTTCTGCCGCGGCAGCATCTTCACGCAGGATGGGCGGCTGGTGGCTTCGGTCGCGCAGGAAGGCCTGATGCGCACCAAGGCCCTGCCGGGGTCGTCGCTGAAAGGCTGA
- a CDS encoding autotransporter outer membrane beta-barrel domain-containing protein yields MTLDVLSFRLTRMAGRLVSIATCALTGRRIIGAAVGLGLAFGAQAADVLIINYNLVPTTDTNLQTRLQLAGNTATIISSGALPTDLSMYSQVWDLGANAAISSGYANTITSYLQGGGTMFMMGENSGYGALRNAALSTLLGTLGGGPVTTGGYSPGTQAIIPELLTVNNTSSVTFNAVGKFTNVGSGLCITIECGAAAWGAGTLSNAMRGSIVSVLDVNFLDSDNFQPLFTDNLIGYLVQQGQIGNGPSATDIGTGAASYDASNLGTTLNPVFHGGTLNIDAPNMTLAQNFAIGTEGGTIQAVATNVTVTGTIADDVAGTPGALTVTGAGGRVTLQGVNTYTGATTVAPGTTLALSGAGSIATSSTVVADGTLDVSAASAPAAVQSLGGSGRVELGANSLVIQHGANTFGGVVAGTGGVAVAGGTQTFTGANLYFGATQVASGGTLVLSGTGTIAASSSVTVDGTLDVSGTSGAALQNLHGTGAVQLGAQTLLLQGTQSAFAGTVAGTGGVRLAPASTAVLSGSSAYTGATTIGSGATLALSGAGSIAASSGVTNAGTLDISGSTAGVTLAGLTGNGQVVLGSSTLTLSQGLGGFGGSISGAGNVVLGGGSTTYGTDQAYTGTTTVHGGVLSVNALLAGAVNVASGAELHGSGRIAGPITVAAGGRLAPGNSPGVMTTNSTVTLSAGSTFDVDVNGATAGNDAGFHDQLVVTGSTSQFVANGATLDVHLTDIAGLGAYTAYVPKVGDTYRIVVAEGGIGSTRFAALDQPDGLAAGTRLRLVYNTGTGLQTIDLKVVPTSLAAYGASVRYNRNALAVATSIDRMLAADDAGTATAAQSAMGNAVLALDGAALDATLVALSGEIHGALAAAQPLSGQQLQGAVAKHLSMSTTEGEARLTGWADYSTGETRWSADAVSSGARATHNALTVGVDVWQSGVSRVGVAAASTSTQVGSSAGSSGKLEDTLAVVYGQHGVAGFIGDAQLGYGTGHSRSNRADPLDAQAERLTTNLSTRQQFAAVGVRKAFDVAGTALEPFARFGVQQVKRDAGSEGGASPSALSIGELSATGNRLTAGLSVTGSEKNPMVSAYTFRGTVAVGRDGGDLLNPVVATTLNGMAGSVQAPDVGRGFVAANVFATRQIVPGAYAFAGLSGEARSNRVQKAVSVGAAIEF; encoded by the coding sequence ATGACCCTCGACGTCCTGAGCTTCCGCCTGACCCGCATGGCGGGCCGCCTCGTTTCCATCGCCACCTGCGCCCTGACCGGCCGCCGCATCATCGGCGCCGCCGTCGGCCTCGGCCTCGCGTTCGGCGCGCAGGCCGCCGACGTGCTGATCATCAACTACAACCTCGTGCCGACCACCGACACGAACCTGCAGACCCGCCTGCAGCTGGCCGGCAACACCGCCACCATCATCTCGTCGGGCGCGCTGCCGACCGACCTGTCCATGTACAGCCAGGTGTGGGACCTGGGCGCGAACGCCGCCATCAGCAGCGGCTACGCCAACACGATCACCAGCTACCTGCAGGGTGGCGGCACCATGTTCATGATGGGCGAGAACTCGGGCTATGGCGCCCTCCGCAACGCCGCGCTGTCGACGCTGCTCGGCACGCTCGGGGGCGGCCCGGTCACGACGGGCGGTTACTCGCCCGGCACGCAGGCCATCATCCCGGAGCTGCTGACGGTCAACAACACCAGCAGCGTCACCTTCAACGCCGTCGGCAAGTTCACCAACGTGGGCTCCGGCCTGTGCATCACCATCGAATGCGGCGCCGCGGCCTGGGGCGCCGGTACGCTGAGCAACGCGATGCGCGGCTCCATCGTGTCGGTGCTCGACGTCAACTTCCTCGACAGCGACAACTTCCAGCCCCTCTTCACCGACAACCTGATCGGCTACCTCGTCCAGCAGGGCCAGATCGGCAACGGTCCGTCCGCCACCGACATCGGAACCGGCGCGGCCTCCTATGACGCCAGCAACCTCGGCACCACGCTGAACCCCGTCTTCCACGGCGGCACGCTGAACATCGACGCGCCGAACATGACGCTGGCGCAGAACTTCGCCATCGGCACCGAGGGCGGCACGATCCAGGCGGTGGCCACGAACGTGACCGTCACCGGCACGATCGCCGACGACGTGGCCGGCACGCCGGGCGCGCTGACGGTGACGGGCGCGGGCGGCCGCGTGACGCTCCAGGGCGTCAACACGTACACGGGCGCCACCACGGTCGCGCCCGGCACCACGCTCGCGCTGTCGGGCGCCGGCAGCATCGCCACGTCGTCCACGGTGGTGGCCGACGGCACGCTCGACGTGTCCGCCGCCAGCGCGCCGGCCGCCGTCCAGTCGCTGGGCGGTTCGGGCCGGGTCGAACTGGGCGCCAACTCGCTGGTGATCCAGCACGGCGCGAACACCTTCGGCGGCGTCGTCGCCGGCACGGGCGGTGTCGCCGTCGCGGGCGGCACGCAGACCTTCACCGGCGCGAACCTGTACTTTGGCGCGACGCAGGTGGCCAGCGGCGGCACGCTGGTGCTGTCGGGCACCGGCACCATCGCCGCGTCGTCGTCGGTCACGGTCGACGGCACGCTCGACGTGTCGGGCACGTCCGGCGCCGCGTTGCAGAACCTGCACGGCACGGGCGCGGTGCAGCTGGGCGCGCAGACCTTGCTGCTGCAGGGCACCCAGTCGGCCTTCGCGGGCACCGTGGCGGGCACGGGCGGCGTCCGGCTGGCGCCGGCCAGCACCGCCGTGCTGTCGGGCAGCAGCGCCTACACGGGCGCCACCACCATCGGCTCGGGGGCGACCCTCGCGCTGAGCGGCGCGGGCAGCATCGCCGCGTCGTCCGGCGTGACCAACGCCGGCACGCTCGACATCTCGGGCAGCACCGCGGGTGTCACGCTGGCGGGCCTGACCGGCAACGGCCAGGTGGTGCTCGGCAGCAGCACGCTGACGCTGTCGCAGGGCCTGGGCGGTTTCGGCGGCAGCATCAGCGGTGCGGGCAACGTCGTGCTGGGTGGTGGATCGACCACCTACGGCACCGACCAGGCCTACACCGGCACCACCACCGTCCACGGCGGTGTGCTGAGCGTCAACGCGCTGCTCGCCGGCGCGGTGAACGTGGCGAGCGGTGCCGAGCTGCACGGCTCGGGCCGCATCGCCGGCCCGATCACCGTCGCCGCCGGCGGCCGCCTCGCCCCGGGCAACTCGCCGGGCGTGATGACCACGAACAGCACGGTCACCCTGTCCGCGGGCTCGACCTTCGATGTCGACGTGAACGGCGCCACCGCCGGCAACGACGCGGGCTTCCACGACCAACTCGTCGTCACCGGCAGCACGAGCCAGTTCGTCGCGAACGGCGCGACGCTCGACGTGCACCTCACCGACATTGCCGGCCTCGGCGCCTACACGGCCTATGTGCCGAAGGTGGGCGACACGTACCGCATCGTCGTGGCCGAAGGTGGCATCGGCAGCACGCGCTTCGCGGCGCTCGACCAGCCGGATGGCCTCGCCGCGGGCACCCGCCTGCGCCTGGTCTACAACACCGGCACCGGCCTGCAGACCATCGACCTGAAGGTCGTGCCGACCTCGCTGGCCGCCTACGGCGCCTCGGTGCGCTACAACCGCAACGCGCTGGCCGTCGCCACGTCGATCGACCGCATGCTGGCCGCCGACGATGCCGGCACCGCCACCGCTGCTCAGTCCGCGATGGGCAACGCCGTGCTGGCCCTGGACGGCGCCGCGCTCGACGCGACCCTCGTGGCCCTGAGCGGCGAGATCCACGGTGCACTGGCCGCAGCGCAGCCCCTGTCGGGCCAGCAGCTGCAGGGTGCCGTCGCCAAGCACCTGTCGATGTCGACGACGGAGGGTGAAGCCCGCCTGACCGGCTGGGCCGACTACAGCACCGGCGAGACCCGCTGGTCGGCCGATGCCGTCTCGTCCGGCGCCCGTGCCACGCACAACGCACTGACGGTGGGTGTCGACGTGTGGCAGTCCGGTGTGTCGCGCGTCGGCGTGGCCGCCGCGTCGACCTCGACGCAGGTGGGTTCGTCGGCCGGCAGCTCCGGCAAGCTCGAGGACACGCTGGCGGTGGTCTACGGCCAGCACGGCGTGGCCGGTTTCATCGGTGACGCCCAGCTGGGCTACGGCACCGGCCATTCGCGCAGCAACCGCGCCGACCCGCTCGACGCGCAGGCCGAACGCCTGACGACGAACCTGTCGACGCGCCAGCAGTTCGCGGCCGTGGGGGTGCGCAAGGCCTTCGACGTGGCCGGCACCGCGCTCGAGCCGTTCGCGCGGTTCGGCGTGCAGCAGGTCAAGCGCGATGCGGGTTCCGAAGGGGGCGCCTCGCCGTCGGCCCTGTCGATCGGTGAACTCTCGGCCACGGGCAATCGCCTCACGGCGGGCCTGTCGGTCACCGGTTCGGAGAAGAACCCGATGGTCTCGGCCTACACCTTCCGCGGCACCGTCGCGGTGGGCCGCGACGGCGGCGACCTGCTGAACCCGGTGGTGGCCACGACGCTGAACGGCATGGCCGGCAGCGTGCAGGCCCCGGACGTGGGCCGCGGCTTCGTGGCGGCCAACGTGTTCGCCACCCGCCAGATCGTGCCGGGCGCCTACGCCTTCGCCGGCCTGAGTGGCGAGGCCCGTTCGAACCGCGTGCAGAAGGCGGTGTCGGTGGGCGCGGCGATCGAGTTCTGA
- a CDS encoding LysR family transcriptional regulator codes for MKTTLEELLAFATVMDTGSITAAAEALDQTVSGVSRALARLERKLDTTLLRRTTRRIELTEEGAAFLAHTRAILASIDDAEEQMAARRQQPVGRLRVNAATPFMLHAIVPLVPEFRARYPGITLELDTDELNIDLIERRTDIAIRIGTLRDSTLHARPLTTSRLRVLASPAYLASRGKPRSVAALSGHTLLGFTQPESLNRWPLRGEHGDEWAVSPAITASSGETLRQLALAGAGIVCLSDFMTAADRGRGDLVEVLPRLTADVRQSVNAVYYRNTQLAARVTCFLDFVGAKLSPT; via the coding sequence ATGAAAACCACTCTCGAAGAGCTGCTGGCCTTCGCCACGGTGATGGACACCGGTTCCATCACCGCCGCCGCCGAGGCGCTCGACCAGACCGTCTCGGGCGTGAGCCGGGCGCTTGCGCGGCTCGAGCGCAAGCTCGACACCACGCTGCTCCGGCGCACCACGCGGCGCATCGAACTGACCGAGGAGGGTGCGGCCTTCCTCGCGCACACGCGGGCCATCCTCGCGTCCATCGACGACGCCGAGGAGCAGATGGCCGCGCGTCGCCAGCAGCCGGTGGGCCGGCTGCGGGTCAATGCGGCCACGCCGTTCATGCTGCACGCCATCGTGCCGCTCGTGCCCGAGTTCCGCGCGCGCTACCCCGGCATCACGCTCGAACTCGACACCGACGAGCTCAACATCGACCTGATCGAGCGCCGCACCGACATCGCCATCCGCATCGGCACGCTGCGCGACTCCACGCTGCACGCCCGGCCGCTCACCACGAGCCGCCTCCGCGTGCTGGCGAGCCCCGCGTACCTCGCGTCGCGCGGAAAGCCGCGCTCGGTCGCGGCGCTGTCGGGCCACACGCTGCTCGGCTTCACGCAGCCCGAATCGCTCAACCGCTGGCCGCTGCGGGGCGAGCACGGTGATGAATGGGCGGTGTCGCCGGCCATCACCGCGTCCAGCGGCGAGACGCTGCGCCAGCTGGCGCTCGCCGGCGCGGGCATCGTGTGCCTGTCCGACTTCATGACCGCGGCCGACCGCGGGCGCGGCGACCTGGTGGAGGTGCTGCCGCGCCTGACCGCCGACGTGCGCCAGTCCGTCAACGCCGTGTACTACCGCAACACGCAGCTGGCAGCGCGCGTCACCTGCTTCCTGGACTTCGTCGGGGCGAAACTGTCGCCGACGTGA